Proteins encoded within one genomic window of Candidatus Coatesbacteria bacterium:
- a CDS encoding amidohydrolase family protein, with the protein MRTSGVDYLLRGGRIVDPANCVDEIGDLRLAAGLIAGFGPELPADDCEVVDCAGMLVLPGLVDTNVHLNEPGREDRETIATGTRAAARGGYTSLGCRSTVTMVMDNQTVVQFIRSRAARDGVVRVYPIGAMTKQMDGLEPAEIGELAAAGALAVSDDIRPVANPAVMRRVIIYARMFNTPVISFPQDPELAADGVMHEGPVSTRLGLEGIPAVAEEVFVAREAVFAEALDYPVHLSPISSAAAVELLRYAAERHIPLSAEVTPHNLVLTDEACRGYDTDAKVSPPLRSAADRDALVAALAEGIIGVVATDHSPCTSAEKQTEFQRAAFGISGLETAFPLLFTELVLTNRLPLNRLVEAMSRRPAAVLGLALGALTQGYPADVAVVDPKAERAVDTAAFHSKGRNNPFQGRQLRGWPRDVFVGGRAVLRDGELTV; encoded by the coding sequence GTGAGAACCTCCGGCGTCGACTACCTGCTGCGCGGCGGACGGATCGTCGATCCGGCCAACTGCGTCGACGAGATTGGCGACCTGCGGCTGGCCGCTGGATTAATCGCCGGGTTCGGCCCCGAGCTGCCCGCCGACGACTGCGAGGTCGTCGACTGCGCCGGGATGCTCGTCCTGCCCGGCCTGGTGGACACCAACGTCCACCTCAACGAGCCCGGCCGCGAGGACCGCGAGACCATCGCCACCGGCACCCGGGCCGCCGCCCGCGGCGGCTACACCTCCCTGGGCTGCCGCAGCACGGTGACCATGGTGATGGACAACCAGACCGTGGTCCAGTTCATCCGCAGCCGGGCCGCCCGCGACGGCGTCGTCCGCGTTTACCCCATCGGCGCGATGACCAAACAGATGGACGGTCTCGAACCGGCCGAGATCGGTGAGCTGGCCGCCGCCGGCGCCCTGGCCGTCTCCGACGACATCCGCCCCGTGGCCAACCCCGCCGTGATGCGTCGGGTGATCATCTACGCCCGGATGTTCAATACCCCGGTGATCAGCTTCCCCCAGGACCCCGAGCTGGCCGCCGACGGCGTGATGCACGAAGGCCCCGTCTCCACCCGCCTGGGCCTCGAGGGCATCCCCGCCGTCGCCGAGGAGGTCTTCGTCGCCCGGGAGGCCGTCTTCGCCGAGGCCCTCGACTACCCCGTCCACCTCTCGCCGATCTCCAGCGCCGCCGCCGTCGAGCTGCTGCGCTACGCCGCCGAGCGCCACATCCCGCTGAGCGCCGAGGTCACCCCGCACAACCTCGTCCTCACCGACGAGGCCTGCCGGGGCTACGACACCGACGCCAAGGTCTCCCCGCCCCTGCGTTCCGCCGCCGACCGCGACGCCCTCGTCGCCGCCCTGGCCGAAGGCATCATCGGCGTCGTGGCCACCGATCACTCCCCCTGCACCTCGGCCGAGAAGCAGACCGAGTTCCAGCGCGCCGCCTTCGGTATCTCCGGCCTCGAAACCGCCTTCCCCCTGCTGTTCACCGAGCTGGTCCTGACCAACCGCCTGCCCCTCAACCGCCTCGTCGAGGCCATGAGCCGCCGCCCCGCCGCCGTCCTCGGCCTGGCCCTGGGCGCCCTGACCCAGGGCTACCCCGCCGACGTCGCCGTCGTCGACCCCAAGGCCGAGCGCGCCGTCGACACCGCCGCCTTCCACAGCAAGGGTCGCAACAACCCCTTCCAGGGCCGCCAACTGCGCGGCTGGCCCCGCGACGTCTTCGTCGGCGGCCGGGCCGTGCTGCGCGACGGCGAGCTGACGGTCTAG
- a CDS encoding aspartate carbamoyltransferase catalytic subunit: MLKSKNLLGIQDLDAEDIELILETAERFKEVSSRRVKKTPALRGRIVANLFYTPSIRTRISFERACKALSADLINISSAQASLGETLTDIAHTLQGMGVDLLVVRHHLAGAPVQLAANISAGVINAGDGAHEHPTQALVDAYTIRRLKGRIDGLKVALLGDIRHSPTAKSNLYCLNKLGAQVVVGTPSPLVPEGLEELGCRVYNTTEEAVDGADVIILTRVSLDYGNDKLLPSLREFSRFFSLNTERLSLAKPDVTVLHGGRINRGVEVSAHVAERSWPAMMEQVSAGIVVRMAVLYLLIMARKEEAA; the protein is encoded by the coding sequence ATGCTCAAGAGCAAGAACCTGTTGGGGATCCAGGACCTCGACGCCGAGGACATCGAGCTGATCCTCGAGACGGCGGAGCGCTTCAAGGAGGTCAGCTCGCGCCGGGTCAAGAAGACCCCGGCCCTGCGCGGCCGGATCGTGGCCAACCTGTTCTACACCCCCTCGATCCGCACCCGCATCTCCTTCGAGCGCGCCTGCAAGGCCCTCTCCGCCGATCTGATCAACATCTCCTCGGCCCAGGCCTCCCTCGGCGAGACCCTGACCGACATCGCCCACACCCTTCAGGGTATGGGGGTGGACCTGCTGGTGGTGCGCCACCACTTGGCCGGGGCGCCGGTCCAGTTGGCCGCCAACATCTCCGCCGGGGTGATCAACGCCGGCGACGGCGCCCACGAGCACCCCACCCAGGCCCTCGTCGACGCCTACACCATCCGCCGGCTCAAGGGCCGGATCGACGGCCTCAAGGTGGCCCTCCTCGGCGACATCCGCCACAGCCCGACGGCCAAGAGCAACCTCTACTGCCTGAACAAGCTGGGCGCCCAGGTCGTCGTCGGCACCCCCAGCCCCCTGGTGCCCGAGGGCCTCGAGGAGCTGGGCTGCCGGGTCTACAACACCACCGAGGAGGCCGTCGACGGCGCCGACGTGATCATCCTGACCCGGGTCAGCCTGGATTACGGCAACGACAAGCTGCTGCCCAGCCTGCGCGAGTTCTCCCGCTTCTTCTCCCTCAACACCGAGCGGCTGTCCCTGGCCAAGCCCGACGTCACCGTGCTCCACGGCGGGCGGATCAACCGCGGCGTCGAGGTCAGCGCCCATGTCGCCGAGCGCTCCTGGCCGGCGATGATGGAGCAGGTTTCCGCCGGGATCGTTGTCCGCATGGCCGTGCTCTACCTGCTGATCATGGCCCGCAAGGAGGAGGCGGCGTGA
- a CDS encoding tetratricopeptide repeat protein, with protein MNRRAALRLATAVLVPLLLAGCGPEPEPDDAYEVQLEKAQEEFRLAGDYYGAYIERYREFPELAERISPQELALVGYSYGRCMSELAAELETADEAQKKVRAASYYETAGNAFRIAADTGLPAYLQPALLSTVLVYARAVELDGEARPDLVDNTLRVCEEYFAAREARPALFGIPDDDARVALVKTELLYRRGDNEAAAEFFETYLAEFERAKGGTWPARLAGRLGDETFHAGLYEQSEHYYRRAAELAGEDETLLQRYAHNTKIADFYKGLTIEAAVPKLRYGLLTPEQRADLRRALEHYAAVARDYPEHVVAGRALYRSAYINEHWIADLPAASRLYAGVVEDYPAHELAPTACFRAGLCAELGGDYERAAGFYERLEDDYDDSPEAPLVGLRRGIMLLDEDPAAAAESLEDFIDETQGRNAYRLWVGEAYAALGELAEEDGDSEAALELYTRAVENHGFREGVRYGSERIAQAYLTYAEQFTERFEELELRGSLEEVQRAVVELSELRNKLIFGYSGADAYGDLELSIYAKYRAGRVFESFAVRLQDTELTAGGDAEELEEIYYQINYPTRSFFIKAREAYRAALDTVELAGGSPLADEVRAAHERLTRLIGPED; from the coding sequence ATGAACCGCCGCGCCGCGCTCCGGCTCGCCACCGCCGTCCTCGTCCCGCTGCTGCTCGCCGGCTGCGGTCCCGAACCCGAGCCCGATGACGCCTACGAGGTCCAGCTCGAGAAGGCTCAGGAGGAGTTCCGCCTGGCCGGCGACTACTACGGAGCCTACATCGAGCGCTACCGTGAGTTCCCGGAGCTGGCCGAGCGCATCTCGCCCCAGGAGTTGGCCCTGGTCGGCTACAGCTACGGCCGCTGCATGTCCGAGCTGGCCGCCGAGTTGGAGACCGCCGACGAGGCCCAGAAGAAGGTCCGCGCCGCCAGCTACTACGAAACGGCGGGCAACGCCTTCCGCATTGCCGCCGACACCGGCCTGCCGGCCTACCTCCAGCCGGCCCTGCTGTCCACGGTGCTGGTTTACGCCCGGGCGGTGGAGCTCGACGGCGAGGCCCGGCCCGACCTGGTCGACAACACCCTGCGGGTCTGCGAGGAGTACTTCGCCGCTCGGGAGGCGCGGCCCGCCTTGTTCGGCATCCCCGATGACGACGCCCGGGTGGCCCTGGTCAAGACCGAGCTGCTCTACCGCCGCGGCGATAACGAAGCCGCCGCCGAGTTTTTCGAGACCTACCTGGCCGAGTTCGAGCGCGCCAAGGGCGGCACCTGGCCGGCCCGGCTGGCCGGACGCCTGGGCGATGAGACCTTCCACGCCGGGCTCTACGAGCAGTCGGAGCATTACTACCGCCGCGCCGCCGAGCTGGCCGGGGAGGACGAGACCCTGCTCCAGCGCTACGCCCACAACACCAAGATCGCCGACTTCTACAAGGGCTTGACCATCGAGGCCGCCGTGCCCAAGCTGCGCTACGGTCTGCTCACCCCGGAGCAGCGGGCCGACCTGCGCCGCGCCCTCGAGCACTACGCCGCCGTGGCCCGGGACTACCCGGAGCACGTCGTCGCCGGCCGGGCCCTCTACCGCAGCGCCTACATCAACGAGCACTGGATCGCCGATCTGCCCGCCGCCTCCCGGCTCTACGCCGGGGTCGTCGAGGATTATCCCGCGCACGAGCTGGCGCCGACGGCCTGTTTCCGCGCCGGGCTCTGCGCCGAGCTGGGCGGCGACTACGAGCGCGCCGCGGGTTTCTACGAGCGCCTGGAGGACGATTACGACGACAGCCCGGAGGCCCCCCTCGTCGGGCTGCGCCGCGGGATCATGCTGCTGGACGAGGACCCCGCCGCGGCCGCGGAGTCGCTGGAGGACTTCATCGACGAGACCCAGGGCCGCAACGCCTACCGTCTGTGGGTCGGCGAGGCCTACGCCGCCCTGGGCGAGCTGGCCGAGGAGGACGGCGACAGTGAGGCCGCCCTCGAGCTCTACACCCGCGCCGTCGAGAACCACGGTTTCCGTGAGGGAGTGCGCTACGGCTCCGAGCGTATCGCCCAGGCCTATCTGACCTACGCCGAGCAGTTCACCGAGCGCTTCGAGGAGCTCGAGCTGCGCGGCTCCCTGGAGGAGGTCCAGCGGGCCGTCGTCGAGCTCAGCGAACTGCGCAACAAGCTGATCTTCGGCTACTCGGGCGCCGACGCCTACGGCGACCTCGAGCTGTCGATCTACGCCAAGTACCGGGCCGGTCGGGTCTTCGAGTCCTTCGCCGTTCGGCTCCAGGACACCGAGCTGACCGCGGGCGGCGACGCCGAGGAGCTCGAGGAGATCTACTACCAGATCAACTACCCCACCCGTTCCTTCTTCATCAAGGCCCGGGAGGCCTATCGCGCCGCCCTGGACACCGTCGAGCTGGCCGGAGGCTCCCCCCTGGCCGACGAGGTCCGCGCGGCCCACGAGCGCCTGACCCGCCTGATCGGTCCGGAGGACTGA
- the pyrR gene encoding bifunctional pyr operon transcriptional regulator/uracil phosphoribosyltransferase PyrR, whose protein sequence is MPKRDFQLLKTSTVADRERLDGIVDELCAAVAEDLEPEARIAVVGIRAGGEVIAKRLAAELTARSGAPVPLGFVDITLYRDDLNDLGYLPKVGSTEIDFPIDDTVVVLADDVIYTGRTVRAAIDEIIDFGRPRAIRLLAVAERDGRELPIRADYIGLHVETEPGEMVIVNFDEPEPGVFLYRRADG, encoded by the coding sequence ATGCCCAAGAGGGATTTCCAGCTACTCAAGACATCGACGGTGGCCGATCGGGAGCGCCTGGACGGCATCGTCGACGAACTCTGTGCCGCCGTGGCCGAGGACCTCGAGCCGGAGGCCCGGATCGCCGTCGTCGGCATCCGCGCCGGCGGCGAGGTCATCGCCAAGCGTCTGGCCGCCGAACTCACCGCCCGGAGCGGCGCTCCCGTCCCCCTGGGCTTCGTCGACATCACCCTCTACCGCGACGACCTCAACGACCTGGGCTACCTGCCCAAGGTCGGCTCGACGGAGATCGATTTCCCCATCGACGACACCGTCGTCGTGTTGGCCGACGACGTCATCTACACCGGCCGCACCGTCCGCGCCGCCATCGACGAGATCATCGACTTCGGTCGGCCCCGGGCCATCCGTCTGCTGGCCGTCGCCGAGCGCGACGGACGCGAGCTGCCCATCCGGGCCGACTACATCGGCCTCCATGTCGAGACCGAGCCCGGGGAGATGGTGATCGTCAACTTCGACGAGCCCGAACCCGGCGTCTTCCTCTACCGTCGCGCCGACGGTTGA